From the Jatrophihabitans sp. genome, one window contains:
- a CDS encoding nuclear transport factor 2 family protein has product MAPEAVREMYRLIDAREFGAFAELYDKDAVYYRPGCDALVGREQIEHYYDKKRNIRSGKHTVSRVVQDGQTIAVEGSFSGVLDDGREQEHRFAEFFELSDDGLFTRRDSFLFVTTF; this is encoded by the coding sequence ATGGCACCAGAAGCCGTACGAGAAATGTATCGACTGATAGACGCACGGGAGTTCGGAGCATTTGCCGAGCTATATGACAAGGATGCCGTCTATTACCGTCCCGGCTGTGACGCCTTGGTGGGCCGTGAGCAGATCGAGCACTACTACGACAAGAAGCGAAACATCCGAAGTGGCAAGCACACCGTGTCGCGAGTTGTGCAGGATGGCCAGACCATTGCGGTGGAGGGCAGCTTCAGCGGTGTCCTGGACGACGGTCGCGAACAGGAACACCGTTTCGCGGAGTTCTTCGAACTGTCCGATGACGGATTGTTCACCCGACGCGACTCCTTCCTCTTCGTCACCACTTTCTAA
- a CDS encoding amino acid adenylation domain-containing protein gives MTSQPAQPAPSARMATAIQRGMWLAWRLDPDSVAYTVATAARLTGPLDVRALQDGLDEVCHRHEILRTTFSLLDNDLISVAHSSHVAIDLTDLSTLPIEQAAQQATHLAKAALTIPFDLQHGPLVRAVLLRLRPEEHVLVLSLHHAVCDGWSMQLLLAEWGQEYGARTGQHGPPVIGHVERYWDHVPAAADGFAVDLGYWREQLRGAGPLDLPAPTVPPVAGAAGHQFQLDAALLSQVDECARDTGTTRYVVLLAAFSATLARVCRTGDVSVGTTVSTRSTMESHEAIGPLFNTVVLRTALSPEASFSDVLDDVREVVISALEHCAIPFEQVLNAVRADARSTTRNPLFNVFFELDHDDERPLELPGLTSENLRVGYDEPKTALMVALKPDGNGLRGWISYRTDTCDVALVAMVAAAYPTLLQDAVRDRHRAVSELNLLPAAAAAMVTEQFPDGGKSDVPGIAVHQWFERQVLESPHAIAVRELDGRAVQLTYAELNSRANRLARRLVSLGVEPESRVAVLLPRSVDLLVAFLAVWKAGGAYVPLDPSFPAARLRYQVRDSGAAVLITRTDLDAIGAGLELAIVRTDGDADTIAEQADGNLDRPSLPGTLAYVIYTSGSTGAPKGVLVEHHGLVNFLHWCVQRYADLGDGGAPLFSSVAFDMVVPNLYTPLLMGQSVHIVGEDVTPDRLGEVLASAAPYSFVKLTPGHLQLLSWQLTPRQASGLAHQLVVGADAFPASVLQAWRVLDPDTPVLNEYGPTEASVANCVHETGRGSSADGSSTLPIGRPIPNTTIYVLAQNGKPMPIGLAGELYIGGDCVARGYANKPAVTARSFVPDPFGPAGARLYRTGDLGRWRPDGELEFLGRIDDQVKIRGYRVEPGEVEAALVAHPAVTQALVTVSATPAGQHALVAYVVAAHEASLDTSQLRSDLSASLPDYLVPSAFVRITDIPLTENGKVDRSTLPEPTWETGSAEPSSDLERAVTDLLSQILDVPIGRHDNFFELGGNSLLALCATERLKQRVGSTLSFLDFLDSPTVAGISAAIAAPATDGDSAQRCLAPLNSDGPGMTTVFVHPLGGTVFCYRNLIDALRGVAPLYGLTLASLLGPEPKEQSLEELAARYADEIAESVTGPVVVAGWSAGAITAFETACQLRSLGVEVALLALLDPSAPDESAAWRRYVRQLRQLRSRLGTAPEYERAAEFEKALGSDLFLSMGIDPSTCRDYSLFPQDVLEIWQHQLELLAFYEPAKYDGPVAVLTSQEPESTQQSDHLDSWQDHFTEAVQHHTVDGDHLSMMQPPAVGA, from the coding sequence GTGACTTCGCAACCAGCCCAGCCGGCGCCTTCGGCCCGGATGGCCACGGCCATCCAGCGTGGCATGTGGCTGGCGTGGAGGCTCGATCCCGACAGCGTCGCCTACACGGTTGCCACCGCGGCCAGGCTGACCGGCCCGCTCGACGTCCGGGCGCTGCAGGACGGTCTGGACGAGGTCTGTCACCGGCATGAGATTCTGCGGACCACGTTCAGCTTGCTGGACAATGACCTGATCTCGGTTGCCCATTCCAGCCACGTGGCGATTGACCTCACCGACCTGAGCACGTTGCCGATCGAGCAGGCAGCGCAACAGGCGACCCACCTGGCCAAGGCTGCGCTGACAATCCCGTTCGACCTGCAGCATGGCCCGCTGGTGCGAGCCGTGCTGCTGCGCCTGCGGCCGGAGGAGCACGTGCTGGTGCTGTCATTGCATCACGCGGTGTGCGACGGCTGGTCGATGCAACTGCTGCTTGCTGAGTGGGGCCAGGAGTACGGCGCCCGAACGGGCCAGCACGGTCCACCGGTCATCGGCCACGTCGAGCGCTACTGGGATCACGTCCCAGCCGCAGCCGACGGCTTCGCCGTGGACCTGGGCTACTGGCGGGAGCAACTACGCGGCGCCGGCCCGCTGGACCTGCCCGCACCGACCGTGCCACCGGTAGCTGGTGCAGCCGGTCACCAGTTCCAACTTGACGCCGCGCTGTTGTCGCAGGTCGACGAGTGCGCTCGGGACACCGGCACCACCCGCTACGTCGTGCTGCTGGCGGCGTTCAGCGCCACGCTCGCCCGGGTGTGCCGCACCGGCGACGTGAGCGTGGGCACGACTGTCTCGACCCGCTCCACCATGGAGTCGCACGAAGCCATCGGACCGCTTTTCAACACCGTGGTGCTGCGTACTGCGCTGAGTCCTGAAGCATCGTTCTCCGACGTCCTGGACGACGTCCGAGAAGTGGTGATCTCGGCGCTGGAGCACTGTGCGATCCCCTTCGAGCAGGTGCTCAACGCCGTCCGGGCCGACGCGCGCTCGACCACCCGCAATCCGCTATTCAACGTCTTCTTCGAACTGGATCACGACGACGAGCGGCCGCTGGAACTGCCGGGCCTGACCAGCGAGAATCTGCGAGTCGGTTACGACGAGCCGAAGACCGCCTTGATGGTGGCGCTGAAGCCGGATGGCAACGGTCTGCGCGGTTGGATCAGCTACCGGACCGACACCTGCGACGTCGCCCTGGTCGCCATGGTGGCAGCTGCCTATCCGACCTTGCTGCAGGACGCGGTGCGCGACCGGCATCGAGCTGTGTCCGAGCTGAACCTGCTGCCGGCAGCCGCCGCGGCAATGGTCACCGAGCAATTTCCCGATGGCGGCAAGAGCGACGTGCCCGGCATCGCAGTCCATCAGTGGTTCGAGCGGCAGGTCCTTGAGAGCCCGCATGCAATCGCCGTCCGAGAGCTCGACGGCAGGGCGGTCCAGCTGACCTATGCCGAACTCAACAGCCGGGCCAACCGACTCGCCCGGCGCCTCGTCAGCCTCGGTGTCGAGCCGGAATCGCGGGTTGCGGTGCTGCTGCCGCGTTCAGTGGACCTGCTCGTCGCCTTCCTTGCCGTATGGAAGGCCGGCGGCGCCTACGTGCCACTCGATCCCAGCTTTCCAGCCGCCCGCCTGCGCTATCAGGTACGCGACAGCGGCGCTGCCGTCCTGATCACCCGGACCGACCTGGACGCGATCGGCGCCGGCCTCGAGCTGGCGATCGTGCGTACCGACGGCGACGCCGACACGATCGCCGAGCAGGCCGACGGCAACCTGGACCGGCCAAGCCTGCCCGGGACGCTGGCCTATGTCATCTACACCTCCGGCTCGACCGGCGCCCCCAAGGGCGTCCTGGTCGAGCACCATGGCCTGGTCAACTTTCTGCACTGGTGCGTTCAGCGCTACGCCGATCTCGGTGACGGAGGAGCACCGCTGTTCTCCTCGGTCGCCTTCGACATGGTGGTGCCCAACCTCTACACGCCACTGCTCATGGGGCAGTCGGTTCACATCGTAGGCGAGGACGTTACGCCCGACCGGCTCGGCGAGGTGCTGGCATCGGCGGCGCCGTACAGCTTTGTCAAGCTCACACCGGGCCATCTGCAGCTGCTCAGTTGGCAGCTGACTCCGCGGCAGGCCAGCGGTCTGGCCCATCAGCTGGTGGTGGGAGCCGACGCGTTCCCGGCGAGCGTGCTTCAGGCCTGGCGAGTCCTGGACCCGGACACGCCCGTGCTGAACGAGTACGGACCGACGGAGGCGTCAGTGGCTAACTGCGTCCACGAGACCGGCCGCGGCTCCAGCGCGGACGGCTCGTCGACGCTGCCGATCGGCAGGCCCATCCCTAACACCACGATCTACGTGCTGGCTCAGAACGGCAAGCCGATGCCGATCGGCCTTGCCGGCGAGCTTTACATCGGCGGTGACTGCGTCGCCCGCGGTTACGCCAACAAGCCGGCGGTCACCGCACGCAGCTTCGTACCCGATCCCTTCGGCCCGGCCGGCGCCCGGCTGTACCGCACCGGTGACCTGGGACGCTGGCGGCCCGACGGCGAGCTGGAGTTCCTGGGCCGGATCGATGACCAGGTGAAGATCCGTGGCTACCGGGTCGAGCCAGGCGAGGTAGAGGCAGCGCTGGTCGCGCATCCTGCGGTGACGCAGGCGCTGGTCACCGTCTCGGCCACCCCAGCCGGGCAGCACGCGCTCGTCGCTTACGTCGTCGCCGCGCACGAGGCGAGCCTGGACACCTCGCAGTTGCGATCTGACCTCAGCGCGAGCCTGCCAGACTACCTGGTTCCCTCGGCCTTCGTCAGGATCACAGACATTCCATTGACCGAGAACGGTAAAGTCGATCGCTCGACGCTACCCGAGCCTACCTGGGAGACTGGTTCCGCCGAGCCCAGCTCAGACCTCGAACGCGCGGTCACCGACCTGCTGAGCCAGATCTTGGACGTTCCGATCGGGCGGCACGACAACTTCTTCGAACTGGGCGGTAACTCCCTGTTGGCTCTGTGCGCGACCGAACGGCTCAAGCAGCGAGTGGGCAGCACGCTGTCGTTCCTGGACTTCCTCGACTCCCCCACCGTTGCCGGCATCAGCGCTGCCATCGCCGCTCCGGCGACCGACGGCGACTCTGCGCAGCGCTGCCTGGCTCCGCTGAATTCGGACGGGCCGGGCATGACCACTGTGTTCGTGCATCCGTTGGGCGGAACCGTCTTCTGTTACCGCAACCTCATCGATGCGCTGCGCGGCGTGGCCCCGCTGTACGGACTGACCCTCGCCTCGCTGCTAGGCCCCGAACCGAAGGAGCAAAGTCTTGAGGAGCTGGCGGCGCGTTATGCCGACGAGATCGCAGAATCAGTAACCGGACCAGTGGTCGTGGCGGGTTGGTCAGCCGGCGCGATCACCGCTTTCGAGACGGCGTGTCAGCTGCGGTCGCTGGGAGTAGAGGTGGCCCTGCTTGCGTTGCTGGACCCCAGCGCGCCGGACGAGAGCGCCGCATGGCGGCGCTACGTCCGTCAATTGCGGCAGCTGCGATCACGGCTGGGCACGGCACCTGAGTACGAACGCGCTGCCGAATTCGAGAAAGCCCTCGGCTCAGACCTGTTCCTATCAATGGGCATCGATCCCTCGACCTGTCGCGATTACTCCCTGTTCCCACAGGATGTGCTGGAGATCTGGCAACACCAGCTCGAGCTGCTTGCCTTTTACGAACCGGCGAAGTATGACGGCCCGGTCGCCGTACTGACCTCGCAGGAGCCGGAGTCAACCCAGCAGTCAGACCACCTCGACAGCTGGCAGGACCATTTCACCGAAGCGGTGCAGCACCACACCGTCGACGGCGACCACCTCTCGATGATGCAACCGCCGGCCGTCGGGGC
- a CDS encoding Zn-dependent hydrolase: MTTAQDLQLRIDGARLLDQLDRLRAVGATVDGGVSRLAFTAADVAGRDLVADFMRAAGLEVRVDPAGNLIGSRAGRLAGLPALVLGSHLDTVPGGGAYDGAYGVVAAVEVLRTLRDRQIQLDRRVDVVAFSNEEGASGAPAMFGSRAVAGRVTADELRQTVNDGRTVAELLDGAGGDSARIEQARWPAGTTSCYLELHIEQGPILEAQGLHIGVVEGISGRQTVEITVHGETNHGGTTPMESRKDALVAAAEVVLAVPGLAGEHGLVRVATVGDCRVQPGAWNVIPGQARLVVDLRDLSTEAMIAALAELRRQVAQVASRTGTDIEVTPLQRIPAALCDKQQFQLIEEVASSLRLRYRSMPSGAGHDAQWIAEIAPIGMVFVPSHGGASHVAREWTDPADLINGADVLLGCTLAEGMAK; encoded by the coding sequence ATGACAACCGCGCAGGATCTCCAGCTCCGCATCGACGGTGCGAGGTTGCTGGATCAGCTGGACCGCTTGCGGGCCGTCGGCGCAACCGTGGACGGCGGCGTGTCCCGGTTGGCTTTCACAGCGGCTGATGTGGCGGGTCGCGACTTGGTCGCTGACTTCATGCGCGCAGCGGGCTTGGAGGTCCGGGTGGATCCGGCTGGCAACCTGATCGGATCCCGGGCCGGCCGGCTGGCCGGGCTACCGGCGCTGGTCCTCGGCTCACACCTGGACACTGTGCCCGGTGGAGGCGCCTACGACGGCGCGTACGGTGTGGTGGCCGCGGTCGAGGTGCTGCGAACCCTGCGCGATCGCCAGATCCAACTCGACCGCCGGGTCGACGTGGTCGCTTTCAGCAACGAAGAAGGCGCCTCCGGCGCTCCGGCAATGTTCGGCTCCCGAGCCGTCGCAGGCCGGGTCACCGCCGATGAGTTACGTCAGACGGTGAATGACGGCCGGACGGTGGCTGAACTTCTCGACGGTGCCGGCGGCGACAGCGCCCGGATCGAGCAGGCGCGCTGGCCAGCCGGCACTACCAGCTGTTATCTGGAGTTGCACATCGAACAGGGCCCGATCTTGGAGGCCCAAGGCCTGCACATCGGTGTCGTGGAGGGTATCTCCGGCCGGCAGACGGTGGAGATCACCGTGCATGGTGAGACCAACCACGGCGGCACCACCCCGATGGAGTCGCGCAAGGACGCCTTGGTCGCCGCGGCCGAGGTGGTGCTCGCGGTTCCTGGGCTGGCCGGCGAACACGGCCTTGTCCGGGTGGCTACAGTCGGCGATTGCCGTGTCCAGCCCGGTGCATGGAATGTCATCCCGGGCCAGGCGCGGCTGGTGGTGGACCTGCGCGACCTGTCCACCGAGGCGATGATCGCCGCCCTGGCCGAACTGCGGCGTCAGGTCGCCCAGGTCGCGAGCCGAACCGGCACTGACATCGAGGTGACGCCGTTGCAACGAATCCCAGCGGCACTGTGTGACAAGCAGCAGTTCCAGCTCATCGAGGAGGTGGCGAGCAGCTTGCGACTGCGGTACCGCTCCATGCCCAGCGGCGCCGGTCACGATGCGCAGTGGATCGCTGAGATCGCCCCGATCGGCATGGTCTTCGTGCCCAGCCACGGTGGGGCCAGCCACGTCGCCCGTGAATGGACCGATCCAGCCGACCTGATCAACGGCGCCGACGTGCTGCTCGGCTGCACGCTGGCGGAAGGAATGGCGAAGTGA
- a CDS encoding branched-chain amino acid aminotransferase, translated as MTTTSVAATSESRASEQQGEAGIQSAQIGAFTEHMVSMRWTPETGWSDPEVTDHAHLTLSPATASFHYGQSIIEGLKAHRQPDGSLAVFRPRDHARRLQRSASRLSMPPLAEEMFLQAIEELVRVDQAWVPDDPGFSLYLRPFMFASEINLVPRPAREFTFIVIAFVIGNYFGEGADNLSAWVCRDYPRAFPGGTGNVKSAGNYAPTLPAQEAAAAAGCHQVVWLDAVDRRWVEEMGSANIFFVRGSSLEAVVVTPDLTGSFLPGITRDTVLKVAAQLGYRTEQQQVSVDQWRSESESGRITETFACGTAAVVTSVARVQDGDQSWMIGDGKPGPVTRAIRQAILDHHRGLCDDPEGWRYPIAPDARA; from the coding sequence ATGACAACGACCAGCGTTGCCGCTACCAGCGAATCACGTGCCAGCGAGCAACAGGGCGAAGCGGGAATTCAATCTGCTCAGATCGGCGCCTTCACCGAGCACATGGTGAGCATGCGGTGGACTCCGGAAACCGGGTGGTCAGATCCAGAGGTCACCGATCACGCTCACCTGACCCTGTCCCCGGCCACAGCCAGCTTCCACTACGGCCAGTCGATCATCGAGGGCCTCAAGGCGCACCGCCAACCGGACGGCTCGCTCGCGGTGTTCCGGCCGCGTGATCACGCCCGTCGCCTGCAGCGCTCGGCGAGCCGGTTGTCCATGCCGCCGTTGGCCGAAGAGATGTTCTTACAGGCGATCGAGGAACTCGTCCGCGTCGATCAGGCCTGGGTGCCTGACGATCCAGGCTTCAGCTTGTACCTGCGTCCGTTCATGTTCGCCTCGGAGATCAACCTGGTACCGCGACCGGCACGCGAGTTCACCTTCATCGTCATCGCATTCGTGATCGGCAATTACTTCGGCGAGGGCGCCGACAACCTGTCGGCCTGGGTGTGCCGCGACTACCCGAGAGCCTTCCCAGGTGGGACCGGCAACGTCAAATCGGCCGGTAACTACGCCCCCACGTTGCCGGCTCAAGAGGCCGCGGCAGCCGCCGGCTGCCACCAGGTCGTTTGGCTGGACGCCGTTGACCGTCGCTGGGTCGAGGAGATGGGCAGCGCGAACATCTTCTTCGTCCGTGGCTCGAGTCTCGAAGCCGTCGTCGTCACGCCCGACCTGACTGGGAGTTTCCTGCCCGGCATCACGCGTGACACGGTGTTGAAGGTGGCGGCGCAGCTGGGCTACCGCACAGAGCAGCAGCAGGTCTCGGTGGACCAGTGGCGGTCGGAGTCCGAGTCAGGCCGAATCACCGAAACCTTTGCGTGCGGCACCGCTGCGGTCGTCACGTCGGTGGCCCGGGTCCAGGACGGCGACCAGAGCTGGATGATCGGCGACGGCAAGCCCGGACCGGTCACCCGGGCGATCCGCCAAGCCATCCTCGATCACCACCGCGGGCTCTGCGATGATCCTGAGGGCTGGCGCTATCCGATCGCGCCTGACGCGCGCGCATGA